The proteins below are encoded in one region of Thermococcus peptonophilus:
- the shyB gene encoding NAD(P)-dependent hydrogenase/sulfhydrogenase 2 subunit beta — MRYIKLSSKNFERFFKALGIWGKVYGPVKKGDIYSFQEVQRLEEIVLDYNRTMLPPKKFFVRPKDTILRLKNGKWENDVEEGGFVLFGLHSCDIHGLKILDKVYLEEPVDPYYKARRESAFIVGISCIPDEYCFCRSLGTDFAMDGFDLFLHELPDGWLVRVGSVKGHELVWKNEELFDEVTDEDIQHFREFEERRARSFKRKLSKEGLADMLDLAYSSPVWKKYADICLACGNCNMVCPTCRCYEVCDKWINAYEAVRERRYDSCFMENHGLVAGGHNFRPTRLDRFRHRYYCKSYFDPSAGFNCVGCGRCDEFCPAGIEHVKVLDEVRGSLQ, encoded by the coding sequence TTGAGATACATAAAGTTATCTTCCAAAAATTTTGAGAGATTTTTCAAAGCTCTTGGGATATGGGGCAAGGTGTACGGGCCGGTCAAAAAGGGGGATATCTATTCTTTTCAGGAGGTTCAAAGGCTCGAAGAGATTGTCCTCGACTACAACAGAACCATGCTACCCCCAAAGAAGTTCTTCGTAAGACCTAAAGACACAATCCTCCGGCTTAAAAACGGTAAGTGGGAGAACGATGTCGAGGAGGGGGGTTTCGTCCTCTTCGGCCTCCACTCCTGCGACATCCACGGGCTCAAGATACTCGACAAGGTCTACCTTGAGGAGCCAGTTGACCCGTACTATAAGGCGAGGCGCGAGAGCGCTTTTATCGTCGGGATAAGCTGCATACCGGATGAGTACTGCTTCTGCAGGAGCCTCGGGACGGACTTCGCCATGGACGGCTTCGATCTCTTCCTCCATGAGCTTCCAGACGGCTGGCTGGTAAGGGTGGGGAGCGTAAAGGGCCATGAACTTGTCTGGAAGAACGAGGAGCTGTTCGATGAGGTTACAGACGAGGACATCCAGCACTTCAGGGAGTTCGAGGAGAGGAGGGCCAGGTCTTTCAAGAGAAAGCTCAGCAAAGAGGGGCTTGCCGACATGCTCGACCTGGCTTACAGCAGCCCTGTGTGGAAAAAATATGCCGATATATGCCTCGCCTGCGGCAACTGCAACATGGTTTGCCCGACGTGCCGATGCTACGAGGTGTGCGATAAGTGGATCAACGCCTACGAAGCTGTGAGGGAAAGGCGCTACGACTCGTGCTTCATGGAGAACCACGGGCTTGTGGCGGGTGGTCACAACTTCAGGCCCACTCGTTTAGACCGCTTCAGGCACCGCTACTACTGCAAGAGCTACTTTGACCCCTCAGCGGGCTTCAACTGCGTAGGCTGCGGGAGGTGTGACGAGTTCTGCCCAGCTGGAATAGAGCACGTTAAGGTTCTTGATGAGGTAAGGGGGTCCCTGCAATGA
- the nuoE gene encoding NADH-quinone oxidoreductase subunit NuoE, with protein sequence MGAGLDYIRSYPPEPSSLIPLLQRTQERFGYLSREVLEEIANYLGIPLSRVYGVATFYAQFRFEPLGKYVVKVCHGTACHVNGAVSIAQALKEELGIDEGQTTKDGLVTLERVACLGCCSLAPVIMINEKVFGKLNPEKARKLIRKLREGKLDV encoded by the coding sequence ATGGGGGCTGGCTTAGATTACATCCGCTCTTACCCACCCGAGCCGAGCTCGCTCATTCCCCTTCTCCAGAGGACGCAGGAGCGCTTTGGCTACCTCTCTCGGGAAGTCCTGGAGGAAATTGCAAACTATCTTGGAATTCCGCTCAGCAGGGTTTACGGCGTTGCCACCTTCTACGCCCAGTTCCGCTTCGAGCCGCTCGGGAAGTACGTTGTGAAGGTGTGCCACGGGACAGCGTGCCACGTCAACGGTGCCGTCAGCATAGCACAGGCCCTGAAGGAGGAGCTTGGAATCGATGAGGGGCAGACCACGAAAGATGGTCTCGTCACGCTTGAGCGCGTTGCCTGCCTCGGCTGCTGCAGTCTCGCTCCTGTCATCATGATCAACGAGAAGGTCTTCGGCAAGCTCAATCCGGAGAAGGCTAGGAAGCTCATCAGAAAGCTCAGGGAGGGGAAGCTCGATGTCTGA
- the nuoF gene encoding NADH-quinone oxidoreductase subunit NuoF: MSDIKAIAVGMNSCGIAAGAKETYEAIKRELEERGLDVKLKIVGCVGMCYREPLVDIITEDEIITYGHVDPKKVPRIIEEHVINGRPVEEWIVKRDWWENGERKTWDVDGYFTKQKKIVLENSGYIDPENIDEYIAVGGYEALKKALNMKPEEIIEIITKSGLRGRGGAGFPTGLKWKFTREAPGDEKYVICNADEGDPGAFMDRNVLEGDPHRVIEGMIIGAYAIGATKGFIYVRAEYPLAIRRLKIALQQARDRGFLGENILGSGFSFDIEIKEGAGAFVCGEETALIASIEGKRGMPRPRPPYPAQKGLWGKPTNINNVETWANVPWIIRHGWEAYASLGTEKSRGTKVFALSGKIKHGGNVEVPMGITLREILYEIGGGTKTGKRIKAVQLGGPSGGCIPEELFDTPVDYESVNATGAIMGSGGMVVMDEDTCMVDVAKFFLDFTVKESCGKCTFCRLGTKRMWEILDKFTRGEATEEDLEKLERLAYQVKAGSLCGLGQTAPNPVLTTLRYFREEYIEHINGRCPAKVCKPLIRYVIDPEKCTGCTACAIFCPAKAISGEKLKPHFIDQEACIKCGTCYEVCRFNAIEILTGRDE, translated from the coding sequence ATGTCTGATATCAAGGCCATTGCGGTCGGCATGAACTCCTGCGGAATAGCTGCTGGGGCAAAGGAGACCTACGAGGCTATAAAGCGAGAACTTGAGGAGAGGGGGCTAGACGTCAAGCTCAAGATAGTCGGCTGCGTCGGCATGTGCTACCGCGAGCCCCTCGTGGACATAATCACCGAAGACGAAATCATAACCTACGGCCACGTTGACCCAAAGAAAGTCCCGAGGATCATAGAGGAGCACGTCATCAACGGGAGGCCCGTAGAGGAGTGGATAGTCAAGCGCGACTGGTGGGAGAACGGCGAGAGGAAGACGTGGGACGTTGATGGCTACTTCACCAAGCAGAAGAAGATCGTCCTCGAAAACAGTGGCTACATTGATCCCGAGAACATAGACGAGTACATTGCCGTTGGAGGATACGAGGCTCTCAAAAAGGCCCTCAATATGAAGCCCGAGGAGATAATCGAAATAATCACCAAATCCGGTCTGAGGGGTAGGGGTGGTGCTGGCTTCCCGACCGGCCTGAAGTGGAAGTTCACCCGCGAGGCCCCTGGAGACGAGAAGTACGTCATCTGCAACGCCGACGAAGGCGATCCTGGGGCGTTCATGGACAGGAACGTCCTTGAGGGCGACCCTCACAGGGTAATCGAGGGGATGATAATCGGTGCCTACGCAATTGGAGCCACCAAGGGCTTCATCTACGTCCGTGCCGAGTATCCGCTGGCCATAAGGCGCCTCAAGATAGCGCTCCAGCAGGCGAGGGATAGGGGCTTCCTCGGCGAGAACATCCTCGGTTCTGGGTTCTCCTTTGACATCGAGATAAAGGAGGGGGCTGGGGCGTTCGTCTGCGGTGAGGAGACGGCACTTATAGCTTCCATTGAGGGTAAGCGCGGAATGCCGAGACCGAGACCACCTTATCCAGCCCAGAAGGGCCTGTGGGGCAAGCCGACGAACATAAACAACGTGGAAACATGGGCGAACGTGCCCTGGATAATAAGGCACGGCTGGGAGGCCTACGCCTCCCTTGGGACGGAGAAGAGCAGGGGGACGAAAGTCTTCGCCCTCTCAGGTAAGATAAAGCACGGTGGCAACGTAGAGGTGCCCATGGGAATAACGCTCCGCGAGATACTCTACGAGATAGGGGGCGGGACGAAGACGGGCAAAAGGATCAAGGCGGTTCAGCTTGGAGGCCCCTCGGGCGGCTGTATCCCGGAAGAGCTCTTCGACACTCCTGTTGACTACGAGAGCGTGAACGCGACCGGCGCGATAATGGGCAGCGGCGGAATGGTCGTCATGGACGAGGACACCTGTATGGTCGACGTCGCCAAGTTCTTCCTCGACTTCACGGTCAAGGAGTCCTGTGGAAAGTGCACCTTCTGTCGTCTCGGCACCAAGAGGATGTGGGAAATCCTCGACAAGTTCACGAGGGGAGAGGCGACCGAGGAGGACCTTGAGAAGCTTGAGAGGCTCGCCTACCAGGTTAAGGCCGGCTCACTCTGTGGGCTCGGGCAGACGGCTCCAAACCCGGTTCTAACGACACTCCGCTACTTCAGGGAGGAATACATCGAGCACATAAACGGCCGCTGTCCGGCAAAGGTCTGCAAGCCGCTCATCAGGTATGTCATAGACCCCGAAAAGTGCACAGGCTGCACTGCCTGCGCCATCTTCTGTCCAGCTAAAGCCATCAGCGGCGAGAAACTCAAGCCTCACTTCATCGATCAAGAGGCGTGCATCAAGTGCGGTACCTGCTATGAGGTGTGCCGGTTCAACGCCATTGAAATCCTCACCGGGAGGGATGAGTGA
- a CDS encoding NAD(P)-binding protein, which translates to MVKIILNGKEMEVPDGKPLIEFLREVTHVPGFCYTEELEPYGSCRLCLVSTPRGVTTSCTLKPVEGLKVETLTDEVISMRKTALELILSDHYGDCIGPCQDACPAHSDVQGYLALIAMGKYHEAVKLMKEKYILPAVLGRVCPAFCEQACRRNLVDEPLAIRQLKRFAADYDLEHGPWMPEIPPSTGKRIAVIGGGPAGLACAYYLRTMGHEVTIFEAMPELGGMMRYGIPPYRLPRDVLDRDIATVIGTGIEVKTNTALGRDVTLEELREEYDAVFLGVGAWRSRRMGIPGEELEGVMHGIEFLRKVNMGEEVKLGERVIVVGGGNTAMDVARTALRLGAKVTVVYRRSRAEMPANEREVEEAMEEGVEFLFLTNPVRILGDGKVEEVELIKMRLREPDASGRRRPIPIEGSEFRVKADNVILAIGQYCDEDFLKNLGIKAKRGKAVVDEVTLQTNLPGVFAGGDLVLGPSTVIESIATGRKAAIMIDLYLKGKLEKAREVLLEPEKHIEEVLNDEDLYRILFDLRPYNHWKKVTEKDYEGVERKPRAKVELLDPEVRRRNFEEVEPSLTEEQVLEEAKRCMSCGCMEVFRCKLREYATLYNARQDAFEGEGNRFELDESHPFVVLDNNKCVLCGQCVRFTHEVAGEGVVDYMFRGFKTMISPPLGGTLGDAEGLFIGEMIDICPVGAITEKLPFVKPGPWKTTPVKTVCNGCSFACEMNIEVYDGILVRASSVEKSWNGHLCDVCRFARPWAEDLVQPLLNGKPVSWEEAKKFIAEREYALILTPELTNEEISFFKEFAQKRGISIGSTVEGELSTATLEDIRKAKRVLLKADPEKYPLLKLLLRDKVIVGEDYDVAILEGPAEPLEAPTLILHEGVNAAGLIRAGITGIPESKAYVVVGRTEKELKGDVLILPAGVWAAKEGTVTNALGMELKVRKALEGYSPLGLFS; encoded by the coding sequence ATGGTCAAGATTATCCTCAACGGTAAGGAAATGGAGGTTCCCGATGGAAAGCCCCTCATAGAGTTCCTCCGCGAGGTTACCCACGTCCCCGGCTTCTGCTATACTGAAGAGCTTGAGCCCTACGGCTCCTGCCGCCTCTGCCTGGTGAGCACGCCGAGGGGAGTAACGACATCGTGCACTCTGAAGCCTGTGGAAGGTCTGAAGGTCGAAACACTCACGGACGAAGTTATCTCAATGAGAAAGACCGCCCTCGAGCTAATCCTCTCCGACCACTACGGCGACTGTATAGGGCCGTGCCAGGACGCGTGTCCCGCTCACAGCGACGTTCAGGGCTACCTCGCGCTGATAGCGATGGGCAAGTACCACGAGGCCGTGAAGCTGATGAAGGAGAAGTACATTCTCCCGGCCGTCCTCGGGAGGGTCTGTCCGGCATTCTGTGAGCAGGCCTGCAGGAGAAACCTCGTTGACGAGCCTCTAGCAATAAGGCAGCTGAAGCGCTTCGCTGCTGACTACGACCTTGAGCACGGGCCTTGGATGCCGGAAATTCCGCCCTCAACCGGGAAGCGCATTGCCGTCATTGGCGGCGGTCCAGCTGGTCTGGCTTGCGCCTACTACCTTCGCACTATGGGCCACGAGGTCACAATCTTTGAGGCCATGCCGGAACTCGGCGGAATGATGCGCTACGGCATTCCTCCGTACAGGCTCCCGAGGGACGTCCTCGACAGGGACATCGCGACCGTCATCGGCACTGGCATCGAGGTGAAGACCAACACCGCCCTCGGGAGGGACGTTACCCTTGAGGAGCTCCGCGAAGAGTACGACGCGGTCTTCCTCGGCGTCGGTGCCTGGAGGAGCAGGAGGATGGGAATTCCCGGGGAAGAGCTTGAGGGAGTGATGCACGGCATAGAGTTCCTTCGGAAGGTCAACATGGGCGAGGAAGTGAAGCTCGGCGAGCGCGTTATAGTGGTCGGCGGCGGGAACACCGCCATGGACGTCGCGAGGACGGCTTTGAGGCTTGGAGCTAAGGTTACCGTCGTCTACCGCCGCTCCAGGGCTGAGATGCCTGCCAACGAGCGCGAGGTGGAGGAGGCAATGGAGGAGGGCGTCGAGTTCCTCTTCCTCACGAACCCGGTTAGAATACTCGGAGACGGCAAAGTTGAGGAGGTCGAGCTGATAAAGATGCGCCTCAGGGAGCCGGACGCGAGCGGAAGGAGGAGGCCGATACCGATAGAGGGCTCCGAGTTCCGCGTTAAGGCCGACAACGTCATCCTGGCGATAGGCCAGTACTGCGACGAGGACTTCCTCAAGAATCTCGGCATCAAGGCAAAGCGCGGGAAGGCCGTTGTCGATGAGGTGACCCTTCAGACGAACCTCCCCGGTGTTTTTGCCGGCGGAGACCTTGTCCTTGGGCCTTCAACCGTCATAGAAAGCATCGCCACCGGGAGAAAGGCGGCGATAATGATAGACCTCTACCTTAAGGGCAAGCTGGAGAAGGCTAGGGAAGTTCTGCTTGAGCCAGAGAAGCACATAGAGGAAGTTCTGAACGATGAAGACCTCTACAGGATTCTCTTCGACCTAAGACCCTACAACCACTGGAAGAAGGTTACCGAGAAGGACTACGAGGGCGTTGAGAGAAAGCCAAGGGCAAAGGTGGAGCTCCTCGACCCCGAGGTCAGAAGGAGGAACTTCGAGGAGGTCGAGCCTTCCCTGACGGAAGAGCAGGTTCTTGAGGAGGCAAAGCGTTGTATGAGCTGCGGCTGTATGGAGGTCTTCAGGTGTAAGTTGAGAGAATATGCCACGCTCTACAACGCTAGGCAGGACGCCTTCGAGGGGGAGGGGAACAGGTTCGAGCTCGACGAGAGCCACCCCTTCGTCGTTCTTGACAACAACAAGTGCGTCCTCTGCGGCCAGTGTGTCCGCTTTACCCACGAGGTTGCAGGGGAGGGCGTCGTTGACTACATGTTCAGGGGCTTCAAGACAATGATCTCCCCACCCCTTGGGGGCACCCTCGGGGATGCTGAAGGACTCTTCATAGGCGAGATGATAGACATCTGTCCCGTCGGTGCCATAACCGAGAAGCTCCCCTTCGTCAAGCCCGGCCCGTGGAAGACCACCCCCGTCAAAACCGTCTGCAACGGTTGCTCCTTTGCGTGCGAGATGAACATTGAGGTCTACGACGGCATACTCGTTAGGGCATCGAGCGTCGAGAAAAGCTGGAACGGACATCTCTGCGACGTCTGCCGCTTCGCCAGGCCCTGGGCCGAGGACTTAGTTCAGCCGCTCCTCAACGGAAAGCCCGTGAGCTGGGAGGAGGCGAAGAAGTTCATAGCGGAGAGAGAGTACGCGCTTATCCTTACGCCAGAGCTGACTAACGAGGAGATATCCTTCTTCAAGGAGTTCGCCCAAAAACGCGGCATTTCCATAGGCTCAACCGTTGAGGGAGAGCTCTCGACGGCGACCCTAGAGGACATCAGAAAGGCAAAGCGCGTCCTCCTTAAGGCCGACCCCGAGAAGTACCCGCTCCTCAAGCTTCTGCTAAGGGACAAGGTGATAGTCGGGGAGGACTACGATGTTGCAATACTCGAAGGACCCGCCGAGCCTCTCGAAGCCCCGACTCTAATTCTTCACGAGGGGGTGAACGCCGCTGGACTCATCAGGGCTGGAATAACGGGGATCCCTGAGAGCAAAGCCTACGTAGTGGTCGGGAGGACGGAGAAGGAGCTTAAGGGGGATGTCCTTATCCTCCCAGCGGGAGTCTGGGCTGCCAAGGAGGGGACGGTTACAAACGCCCTTGGAATGGAGCTGAAAGTGAGGAAGGCCCTGGAGGGCTATTCCCCGCTGGGGCTATTTTCCTGA
- a CDS encoding TatD family hydrolase, giving the protein MIIWDDHFHVDPYHGLFLEAVKQFHRAGGTHLVVVYKTAHDYGLPGLKAEDFMKAMDFHVELVEKINRETQVKAYAVVGVHPAEFDYLARQKGLEYAKNEVMRALEYAQKLCLEGKAIGIGEIGRPHYEVPEEIWKASIELMKYGMSLAKEADCAVQLHTESFDEEKFRELGGYVKEVGIKPHRVVKHFSPPLVKVAEEVGVFPSIIASRKNIEEAIKQGNRFMMETDYIDDKRRPGAVLGPKTVPKRTKGFLQQGIFTEEDVYRIHVENPKKVYGVEIEE; this is encoded by the coding sequence ATGATAATCTGGGACGACCACTTCCACGTTGACCCCTATCACGGCCTCTTTCTAGAAGCCGTCAAGCAGTTCCACCGGGCGGGGGGGACGCACCTGGTAGTTGTCTACAAGACAGCCCATGACTATGGGCTTCCGGGACTCAAGGCAGAGGACTTCATGAAGGCAATGGACTTTCACGTTGAACTCGTCGAAAAGATAAACAGGGAGACACAGGTTAAAGCCTACGCCGTCGTAGGAGTCCACCCGGCTGAGTTCGACTACCTTGCCAGACAAAAGGGACTTGAGTACGCTAAAAACGAGGTCATGAGGGCCCTGGAATATGCCCAGAAGCTCTGCCTTGAAGGGAAGGCAATAGGCATAGGTGAGATTGGAAGGCCACACTACGAAGTTCCTGAGGAGATCTGGAAAGCGAGCATAGAGCTGATGAAGTACGGGATGAGTCTGGCAAAGGAGGCCGACTGCGCCGTCCAGCTCCACACGGAGAGCTTCGACGAAGAGAAGTTCAGGGAGCTTGGAGGATATGTAAAGGAAGTCGGGATAAAGCCCCACAGGGTCGTCAAGCACTTCTCTCCACCCCTCGTGAAAGTGGCAGAAGAAGTTGGGGTCTTCCCGAGCATCATAGCGAGCAGAAAGAACATCGAAGAGGCCATAAAGCAGGGAAACCGCTTCATGATGGAGACGGACTACATAGACGACAAGAGAAGACCCGGAGCAGTTCTCGGGCCGAAGACGGTTCCCAAGAGGACGAAGGGATTCCTCCAGCAAGGGATATTCACGGAGGAAGACGTCTACAGAATTCACGTCGAAAACCCTAAAAAAGTGTATGGAGTGGAAATAGAAGAGTAA
- the pbp11 gene encoding tRNA-binding protein Pbp11 → MIRIFRRKEHKGEGIASRQSVGKFRVEKVLKVAFREVLIGEVLEGIIYPGYKLKGPSVGVIRAIEREHRKVDFAVTGDRVAIMMEAPTKAKEDQILEVYQS, encoded by the coding sequence ATGATACGAATATTCAGGCGAAAAGAGCACAAAGGAGAAGGAATAGCGTCAAGACAGTCCGTTGGAAAGTTCAGAGTCGAGAAAGTACTAAAAGTCGCGTTTAGAGAGGTTTTAATAGGGGAAGTCCTCGAAGGAATAATCTACCCGGGCTACAAGCTCAAGGGGCCGAGCGTTGGGGTTATCCGGGCTATTGAGAGGGAGCACAGGAAGGTTGACTTTGCCGTTACCGGCGACAGAGTGGCCATTATGATGGAAGCCCCAACTAAAGCCAAAGAAGACCAGATCCTTGAAGTTTATCAGTCGTGA
- a CDS encoding DUF257 family protein, which translates to MEKETRTYDDPQIPFFQGETFKPGSLVLIENSTSLSAELSFYALLKISQKNGIPLIVEDIFDTLPIYIKHLELMGFYVPLESINVIKVAGIDGVGNVVEKLSFEADPNLYIPKKEIVISKIVGENAHILLILGMERLLMFQRNLRDLYPIVRYFKENLDSPHRVTANIIETPILKSMNPNPLPMLESVASSVVELNMENEAIRVRPKKAIFSFTVNVGTFKVSLGDVIEVLRE; encoded by the coding sequence GTGGAGAAAGAAACTCGCACCTATGATGACCCCCAAATTCCATTTTTTCAGGGCGAAACATTTAAACCGGGCAGTCTTGTTCTTATTGAAAACAGCACCTCCCTAAGTGCAGAACTGAGTTTCTATGCTCTGCTAAAGATATCCCAGAAAAACGGGATCCCACTGATCGTGGAAGACATATTCGACACCCTCCCGATTTATATAAAACATCTTGAACTGATGGGTTTTTACGTTCCACTGGAGAGCATAAACGTTATCAAAGTAGCTGGAATCGATGGCGTTGGGAACGTTGTAGAAAAGCTTTCATTCGAGGCTGATCCCAACCTATACATCCCAAAGAAGGAGATAGTGATTTCCAAGATTGTCGGAGAAAACGCCCATATCCTTCTAATTCTCGGCATGGAAAGGTTGCTCATGTTTCAGCGCAATCTGCGCGACCTATATCCCATAGTGAGGTACTTCAAGGAAAACCTAGACTCCCCCCATAGGGTCACAGCAAACATTATAGAAACGCCCATCCTGAAGAGCATGAATCCAAATCCCCTACCAATGCTCGAGTCTGTCGCCTCTTCGGTTGTAGAGCTCAATATGGAGAATGAGGCAATAAGAGTACGCCCTAAAAAGGCCATTTTCTCATTTACTGTCAACGTTGGTACGTTCAAAGTCAGCCTGGGCGACGTCATTGAGGTGCTGAGGGAATGA
- a CDS encoding DUF257 domain-containing protein, whose translation MSREIPSVEFVNFQDIIDIIQPGESVLVEYRTSYVPEFTLKLSADYTRENGIPLIIDDNFDTLYTLVLHLRLMGVEVNLDHAYVVKTGGTHDIGGKVKWIEFHPDPRVYIKNYTNASAEILENVKTPAINLVLGLENVLMIMRDSRDFYRLLLSLQKYVGNKNRKAVYLINRDIVESMMPGFFLPELERVATTVVETRPYPTGAILTFKKSINPVVIGTTIGIDVGGIVSGERNSHL comes from the coding sequence TTGAGCCGGGAAATTCCCAGTGTTGAATTCGTAAACTTCCAGGACATCATTGATATAATACAACCTGGCGAGAGCGTGCTGGTAGAATATAGAACGTCTTATGTGCCGGAATTCACGTTAAAGCTGAGTGCAGATTACACCAGGGAGAACGGGATACCCCTCATAATAGACGATAATTTTGACACCCTATATACTCTAGTTCTCCACCTCAGGCTCATGGGCGTGGAGGTTAACCTTGATCACGCATACGTCGTGAAAACTGGGGGAACCCACGATATCGGAGGAAAAGTCAAATGGATAGAGTTTCATCCAGATCCGAGAGTATACATAAAAAATTACACCAACGCAAGTGCTGAGATTTTGGAAAATGTGAAAACGCCGGCAATAAACCTGGTTCTTGGACTAGAGAACGTTCTGATGATCATGCGCGATTCCAGGGACTTCTACAGGCTTCTACTAAGCCTCCAAAAATACGTTGGAAACAAGAATCGGAAGGCTGTTTACCTGATAAACAGAGACATAGTTGAAAGCATGATGCCCGGCTTCTTCCTCCCCGAACTTGAGAGGGTGGCAACTACAGTTGTTGAAACGAGGCCATACCCTACGGGTGCGATCCTGACGTTTAAAAAGAGCATTAATCCTGTCGTGATAGGCACCACGATTGGAATAGACGTGGGAGGGATCGTTAGTGGAGAAAGAAACTCGCACCTATGA
- a CDS encoding alanyl-tRNA editing protein produces MTEKLFYKDPYLREATAKVEKVEPAGNGRVKVLLDRTIFYPEGGGQPSDRGIIVGGGFRVLVEKVSGKKEIWHEGKLEGRLPEAGEEVRLILDWGWRYENMRQHTGQHILSAIIKGLYGAETTGFQIFENYNKIEIDYSGELTWEMINEIERKTNEAIWGDLPVEIEEYQYLPEDVVRILRKHVSKVHDRIRIVKIGTVDATPCGGTHVRSTREIGFLKILGFYRKSRKLWRIEFVAGNRALRALNGILSDYWEALDEMPNKNPPLVERIKELKGTIDKLEAEKDELRGGLWEWKGKYIQEKAEKIGDVKVATLIEEEPMKEAQGFAVKFVEKNPGTVLLVAGKNYVLFARNEGVNVSMRELFERVASKLGGKGGGTDNLARGKVDAEPEVILETAKDVLKELLDT; encoded by the coding sequence ATGACTGAAAAGCTGTTTTACAAAGACCCGTACCTTCGCGAAGCCACTGCTAAGGTGGAGAAAGTCGAGCCGGCTGGAAATGGGAGAGTGAAGGTTCTCCTCGACAGAACAATATTCTATCCGGAAGGCGGCGGCCAGCCATCTGACAGGGGGATTATAGTGGGTGGCGGCTTCAGAGTTCTAGTTGAAAAGGTCAGCGGAAAAAAAGAGATCTGGCATGAAGGGAAGTTAGAGGGAAGGCTGCCGGAGGCGGGGGAAGAAGTTAGGCTGATCCTTGACTGGGGATGGAGATACGAGAACATGCGGCAACATACGGGGCAACACATCCTTTCAGCAATAATCAAGGGACTCTACGGGGCCGAGACCACGGGCTTCCAGATCTTTGAGAACTACAACAAGATCGAGATTGATTATTCGGGCGAGCTTACTTGGGAGATGATAAACGAGATAGAGAGAAAGACAAACGAGGCAATCTGGGGAGACCTGCCGGTGGAGATCGAGGAGTACCAGTACCTTCCGGAAGACGTTGTGAGAATCCTGCGAAAGCACGTCAGCAAAGTCCACGACAGGATAAGGATCGTCAAAATCGGAACCGTTGATGCGACACCATGCGGCGGAACCCATGTGAGGAGCACCCGCGAGATCGGCTTCCTCAAAATACTCGGGTTCTATCGGAAGAGCAGGAAGCTGTGGAGGATAGAGTTCGTCGCAGGAAACAGGGCGTTGAGAGCGCTTAACGGCATCTTATCGGACTACTGGGAAGCACTTGACGAGATGCCAAACAAGAACCCGCCGCTCGTTGAGAGGATCAAGGAGCTTAAGGGGACAATAGACAAGCTAGAGGCAGAAAAAGACGAACTCAGAGGGGGTCTCTGGGAATGGAAGGGCAAGTACATCCAGGAGAAGGCCGAGAAGATAGGAGACGTCAAAGTAGCAACCCTGATTGAAGAGGAACCCATGAAAGAGGCCCAGGGCTTTGCGGTGAAGTTCGTTGAAAAGAACCCCGGGACAGTTTTGCTCGTAGCAGGAAAGAACTACGTACTTTTCGCCAGAAACGAGGGTGTAAACGTTTCAATGAGAGAGCTCTTTGAGCGAGTAGCGTCCAAGCTGGGCGGAAAGGGTGGTGGAACCGACAACCTGGCTAGGGGGAAGGTAGATGCAGAGCCAGAAGTAATACTTGAGACCGCCAAGGACGTACTAAAAGAACTGCTGGACACTTAA
- a CDS encoding methyl-accepting chemotaxis protein codes for MNIKSIEKASNALALSVRIKTSSKESSKIISELAEEISGQFMENNTTIIENISKLSEVMEQLETFQRDFLPFFQRFETFAKEFNTLVENLEYVSRISDSIATVAKQTNLVALNASIEAARAGDAGRGFAVVAEEIRKMAVQTMELAKEIKDFNSRVMNQLETLRDALAVMDRIKEGTEILGRDISTIVEISSVLSEISNEQEEIVNDIKRLNGIAVALKKFSEMQDRYNKELASLLRTMVSEYSKESDVQ; via the coding sequence ATGAACATCAAGAGCATCGAGAAAGCCTCGAACGCACTCGCGCTGTCTGTCAGGATAAAGACTTCCAGCAAGGAGTCGAGCAAGATAATCAGCGAACTGGCAGAGGAAATCAGTGGGCAGTTTATGGAGAACAACACGACCATTATAGAGAACATCTCAAAGCTCTCGGAGGTCATGGAACAGCTTGAAACGTTCCAGAGGGATTTTCTCCCGTTTTTCCAGCGCTTTGAAACGTTCGCAAAGGAGTTCAACACTCTGGTGGAGAACCTTGAATACGTCTCCAGGATAAGTGATTCGATAGCAACCGTTGCCAAGCAGACAAACCTCGTTGCCCTAAACGCCTCCATTGAGGCGGCGAGGGCAGGCGACGCAGGAAGGGGCTTTGCTGTGGTGGCAGAAGAGATACGAAAGATGGCCGTCCAGACGATGGAGCTGGCGAAGGAGATAAAGGACTTCAACTCTAGAGTCATGAACCAGCTCGAGACCCTGAGGGACGCACTGGCAGTCATGGACAGGATAAAAGAGGGAACAGAGATACTTGGCAGGGATATCAGCACGATAGTTGAGATAAGCTCTGTTCTCAGCGAGATTTCAAATGAGCAAGAAGAGATTGTAAACGATATAAAGAGGCTCAACGGAATAGCCGTCGCACTCAAAAAGTTCTCCGAGATGCAGGACAGGTACAATAAGGAGCTTGCGTCTCTTCTTAGAACCATGGTTAGCGAATACTCGAAGGAGAGTGATGTGCAATGA